Proteins encoded together in one Mycobacterium simiae window:
- the mug gene encoding G/U mismatch-specific DNA glycosylase, with protein MARHLTAARSIDLVGYRPDVLARGLDVVFCGINPASTAAVDGHNFSNRSNRFWSVLQLAGFTDTRLLPADERRLLDYGCGITAVVDRPTRRASDVSAAEFRRARPEFEAKMRRYSPRAIAFLGKRAVTAMTGDPGIGWGRYAPGFAGTNAWVLPNPSGLNRAFALDDLVRAYTELRCALEQSGPRRLHPPPRVQPR; from the coding sequence GTGGCGCGCCACCTCACCGCAGCCAGGAGCATCGATTTGGTCGGATACCGCCCGGATGTCCTCGCCCGAGGTCTCGATGTGGTCTTCTGCGGCATCAACCCGGCGTCGACGGCTGCCGTCGACGGCCACAACTTCTCCAACCGCAGCAACCGATTCTGGTCGGTCCTGCAACTGGCCGGTTTCACCGACACCCGATTGCTACCGGCAGATGAACGCCGCCTGCTCGACTACGGGTGCGGCATCACGGCGGTCGTCGACCGGCCGACCAGGCGGGCAAGCGATGTGTCCGCGGCGGAATTTAGGCGCGCGCGGCCCGAATTCGAAGCGAAGATGCGACGCTATTCGCCACGGGCGATCGCGTTCCTCGGCAAACGTGCCGTGACCGCAATGACCGGAGACCCGGGAATCGGCTGGGGCCGCTACGCCCCCGGGTTTGCCGGCACCAATGCCTGGGTGCTGCCAAACCCGAGCGGCCTCAACAGAGCCTTTGCGCTCGACGATCTCGTCCGTGCTTACACCGAATTACGCTGCGCATTAGAACAATCCGGTCCGCGGCGGTTACATCCGCCACCACGGGTCCAGCCGCGCTGA